From the genome of Pseudomonadota bacterium, one region includes:
- the ligD gene encoding DNA ligase D, translating into MTKSKLSEYSAKRSFKTTPEPAPALAEGRGGPLLFVVQQHSARRLHYDFRLECDGVLKSWAVPKGPSLDPGEKRLAVHVEDHPYDYGSFEGVIPPGQYGAGEVIVWDCGVYSPDEGGQTWFHDRKQAERQVRAGVEQGKLSIQLRGEKLKGSFALVRTKDKKTWLLIKHKDRFTSQDDVTQKNRSVLSGVAVEDLKVVPAHRIPAALLVPAGEAEAMPEKLAPMLAEVADAPFNKADWMWEPKLDGYRVLAFIDEHGVKLRSRRGLDLSGSFPALAAEFGKQAVRGMILDGEIVAFDASGRPSFNALQNRVQLKTEREIATADRNVPAVFYCFDLLYFAGIDLRKAPYRDRRRYIAQCLLSTPLVQLVHASEDGIAMHKAALASGFEGVIGKRKDSRYEAGRRSASWLKIKPTRSADFVVGGYTKGKGSREPLGALLLGYWTKAKLHYASHVGSGFDDKTLAQVKARLDGLQRKTCPFAKKPELNGPAIWVEPLAVAEVSFQSWTEDGSLRAPVFLRLRDDVDAKSVRRAKPARALAGPRADSRAGGEVEEILAQLENRKTAFPLAVGPHRIHLTHLDRVYWPADPALQQPALTKRDLLRYFAQVSPYILPHLADRPLTMIRMPDGIKKQRFFQKHWEQERPEFVEIITVFSGHKDESHEYLLCSNLPTLLWLAQSGTLEFHVWHSRAKPGPDAASKSTDYASSLEALEASVLNYPDYVVFDIDPYIYSGKEAKGAEPELNTVAFEKGKEVAFRLRELLQTMSLEPIVKTSGKTGLHVFVPIRRTLDFNAARHVSELVGRHLMHLHPKDITLEWSVLRRTGKIFMDYNMNVRGKTLNVAYSPRGEPGAPVSMPLSWEELAGAHPLDFRITSAAQRLMETGDRWRDALARKQSLERALKRAKA; encoded by the coding sequence ATGACGAAAAGCAAGCTCAGCGAATACTCCGCCAAGCGGAGCTTCAAGACAACGCCCGAACCTGCCCCAGCGCTGGCCGAGGGGCGTGGCGGGCCGCTGCTGTTCGTTGTCCAGCAGCATTCGGCCCGCCGGCTGCACTACGACTTCCGGCTCGAATGCGACGGCGTGCTCAAATCCTGGGCGGTTCCCAAGGGGCCGTCGCTCGATCCCGGCGAAAAGCGCCTCGCCGTGCACGTGGAGGATCATCCCTACGACTACGGCTCGTTCGAGGGCGTGATCCCGCCCGGACAATACGGCGCAGGCGAAGTGATCGTCTGGGATTGCGGCGTCTACTCTCCCGACGAAGGCGGCCAGACCTGGTTTCACGATCGCAAGCAGGCTGAGCGGCAGGTCCGGGCAGGGGTGGAGCAAGGCAAGCTCAGCATCCAGCTGCGCGGCGAGAAGCTCAAAGGCTCCTTCGCGCTGGTGCGCACCAAGGACAAAAAGACCTGGCTCCTGATCAAGCACAAGGACCGGTTCACCTCCCAGGACGATGTCACGCAGAAGAACCGCTCGGTACTCTCCGGCGTCGCGGTAGAAGATCTCAAGGTCGTTCCCGCGCATCGGATCCCCGCCGCGCTGCTCGTCCCGGCCGGCGAGGCCGAGGCGATGCCGGAAAAGCTCGCGCCGATGCTCGCGGAAGTCGCCGACGCGCCCTTCAACAAGGCTGACTGGATGTGGGAGCCCAAGCTCGACGGCTATCGGGTGCTCGCCTTTATCGACGAGCATGGCGTGAAGCTGCGTTCGCGGCGCGGGCTCGATTTGTCCGGCAGCTTTCCGGCCCTCGCCGCGGAGTTCGGCAAACAGGCCGTAAGGGGCATGATCCTGGATGGCGAGATCGTGGCGTTCGATGCGAGCGGCAGGCCCTCGTTTAACGCGCTGCAGAACCGCGTGCAGTTGAAGACTGAACGGGAGATTGCAACGGCGGACCGGAACGTGCCCGCGGTGTTCTACTGTTTCGACCTGCTGTATTTCGCAGGCATTGACCTGCGCAAGGCGCCGTACCGGGACCGGCGTCGCTATATCGCGCAATGCCTGCTGTCAACGCCCCTTGTACAGCTCGTGCACGCATCGGAAGACGGGATTGCAATGCACAAGGCGGCGCTCGCCAGCGGCTTCGAGGGCGTGATCGGCAAGCGCAAGGACAGCCGCTACGAGGCCGGCCGGCGATCGGCGTCGTGGCTGAAGATCAAGCCCACACGCAGCGCCGATTTCGTCGTCGGCGGCTACACGAAAGGCAAAGGCTCGCGTGAGCCGCTCGGCGCCCTCCTGCTCGGCTACTGGACCAAAGCCAAGCTGCACTACGCCTCGCATGTCGGGTCCGGTTTTGACGACAAGACGCTCGCGCAGGTCAAGGCGCGGCTGGATGGCCTGCAACGGAAGACCTGCCCCTTCGCCAAAAAGCCGGAGCTGAATGGTCCGGCAATCTGGGTCGAGCCCCTGGCCGTCGCCGAAGTGAGCTTTCAGAGCTGGACCGAGGACGGCTCGCTGCGCGCACCGGTATTCCTGCGGTTGCGCGATGACGTCGATGCGAAATCGGTGCGGCGCGCCAAGCCCGCCCGAGCGTTGGCGGGTCCGCGTGCCGACTCCCGCGCCGGCGGCGAGGTCGAGGAGATCCTGGCACAACTCGAAAACAGGAAAACCGCCTTCCCGCTCGCGGTGGGCCCGCACCGGATCCACCTCACGCACCTCGATCGTGTCTACTGGCCCGCCGATCCGGCGCTGCAGCAGCCGGCGCTGACCAAGCGCGACCTGCTGCGCTACTTCGCGCAGGTATCGCCCTACATCCTGCCGCATCTCGCCGATCGGCCGCTCACCATGATCCGCATGCCGGATGGCATCAAGAAGCAGCGTTTCTTTCAGAAGCACTGGGAGCAGGAGCGGCCGGAGTTCGTCGAGATCATTACCGTGTTTTCGGGCCATAAGGATGAAAGCCACGAATACCTGCTGTGCAGCAACCTGCCGACGCTGCTGTGGCTCGCACAGTCCGGAACGCTTGAATTCCATGTCTGGCATTCGCGCGCGAAGCCCGGACCCGACGCGGCATCAAAAAGCACCGACTACGCCTCCTCGCTCGAGGCGCTGGAGGCCTCGGTGCTCAACTATCCGGACTACGTGGTGTTCGACATCGATCCCTACATCTATTCCGGCAAGGAAGCGAAGGGCGCGGAACCCGAACTGAACACGGTCGCTTTCGAGAAGGGCAAAGAGGTGGCGTTCCGGCTGCGCGAACTCCTGCAGACCATGTCGCTCGAGCCCATCGTCAAGACCTCGGGAAAGACCGGCCTCCACGTGTTCGTGCCGATCCGGCGAACGCTCGATTTCAACGCCGCGCGCCATGTGTCGGAGCTGGTCGGCCGCCACCTGATGCACCTGCACCCCAAGGACATCACCCTGGAGTGGAGCGTGCTCAGGCGGACGGGAAAGATATTTATGGACTACAATATGAACGTTCGCGGCAAGACCCTGAACGTCGCCTACTCGCCCAGAGGCGAGCCTGGGGCGCCGGTGTCGATGCCGCTGAGCTGGGAGG